Genomic DNA from Burkholderia plantarii:
TGGTCGAGGGGCGTGTGACGCCGGGCGTTACTGTCGGGAAAAATTCCGACGTCGGCGCAGGCTCGTCCATCATGGGTACGCTCTCGGGCGGGGGCAAAAGCAGGAACTCAATCGGCGAACGGAGTTTGCTCGGAGCGAACGCCGGCATAGGTATTTCGCTTGGAGACGAGTGTATCGTCGAAGCCGGTCTGTATGTCACGGCCGGTACGAAAGTGAAGTTGCCCGATGGCAACGTCGTGCCGGCACGGCAGTTGTCCGGTCGATCCAGCCTGCTATTCCGTCGAAACAGCCAGACCGGTGCAGTCGAGGTGCTGCCGACAGATTCTTCCCGCTGGGGCGGCCTGAATACGAGCCTGCATAGTAACGACTGAGTAACCGTGTCTCGAGTCAAGCCAGTTGAAGCGGCGTGACTTGCCTGAAAATCCCTGGCGCGGCTGGTGGATGACCGCTTCGTGCTGGCGTCCCCATCGGCCGCTTATGGACGGAAGTCGCCCTACGTCTCCGCGCCCGGGCTCGGCCGGCCGCAGCCGACCCGTTGCCGCCATTCAGCGACCCAGGCCACGTGCCTGCAATTGCCAACGTCGCTTCAGTCGGTCGGAGCGGTAGCACGGTGTTTAGGGCGGCAGTGGCCCAAACACTTCAACCAAGAAGAAGCCGATTTACATCTTTTCTTTTACCCCCGAACGGATCAACCACCAGTTGACGGGATAGCTGGTTGCGAATCCCGCGAGCATGGCGAGTTGCATGGCGAACCAGAATTCCGGGCTCGCAACTTTGGCGATTCCCCCGTAAGCCGGCTTGAACCACAAGAACTGGATGATGGCCATGAGTCCATACATGCCCACCTGCCAAGCAGTGATCGACGCGATATCGGCTTTGACGGCTGCCACCACACCTGCGCCTACCGACAGCCCTCGCATCGGTTTGACGGTGAAATACTGAAAGACGATGCCGAGCAGAAAGGCGATGATGAAATCGAGGATCCACACGGCAAACGTTTTTTCGTTGAACACCGTGTGCCACCCGAACCAGCCCGCCAACGCGGGGAAGGCAAACGCCGACCACTCGACAATGATGTCTCCCAGCGTACAGCCGGCACCGCAGTGGCTCGTCCCTTTCATCGCCATCACGGCGAACGCCTGCTCGTCGGCCCTCCGCCCGGCGTCGGCGATATTTCGTCCCCACGCGTAGTAGGCGGCACCCCATACGACTGTCCCGAACAACGCCGTAAGGGGCCAGACGACGTTCATAATCCACATCTTCTGGGGGTGTCGAAGCTCGTCAACGATGATCGCGCCTGCAGATATCGCGCCCAAAATGATCCAAGTGATCGACAGCGTATTCAGCCAGGGAGGAAAGGTTCCGTAGGTCATCTCTTTTGGTGTTGGCGGTACACATGCCAAGCATCCAGCAAGGCGCGTTCCGTCGCGATGACGGGTGACGGACGCACGTTCCGGGGCGCACGACTACAGCATCAAGAACGTTTTTCCGGAGCGGGGGGAACGGGCACGGCTCAAGACGTCATCGACCTGCTATCAACAAGGATTGCCTGAAAATGGTATGGCTTCATCTCGCTTCTTACTTCTTCGGCGGCGCCTTTCTCACGAACGCTGTGCCGCACTTCGTCGCCGGCGTAATGGCAGAGCCGGGCCAACCACGCGCCATCAGCCATGGAATGGCATCGGGTTCAGGTGACCGAACATATAGGAAGTGGATGTCAAGGCCGTCAATGGTCGTCTTGAACTGCCCGAAGTCATTCAACATCGACTCGCAGCGGCGCCAGTCGTAACCGTCTAGCCAATAAGCAAGCAATTGCGGTCATAGATCATTCGACGCGATAGAACACCTTCCGGCAATATCGCCTGACGGAAATGCTGCCCGCTCATGTTTCGATTATTCCGGGGCGACCGAGTTCGACACAGGTCGAAAACGCTCCAGCAGCCATCTGCCAGCCGGTCCCGGCAGGCGGTCGGACGGATAGACGGCCTGAAAAGGCATCATGCCTGCCGATGGCCCTTCCAGCTCGATGCGTGTCAAACGTCCCTCCGCCATGTCTTGCTCGATGAGCCATCGCGGCATGTGACCCCAGCCCAGGCCCGCGCGCAGAAAAGCGTGCTTCGCGCCGAGGTCGGCCAGCCGCCAGATATTCTTTCCCTGCACTCCGTAATCCACGCCGCTCGTCAGCGACGAGCGATCGGTGAGAACCAGTTGCGTGGTTTCCTGCAGGTCACGCAGCGCAACCGGCCTAGGCGCTGAAGCCAGAGGCGACGCCGGCGCGACCACGGTCACGATTTCCTCGCTGAACAATCGTTCGGCTGCAAGCCCCGGGGGCAGAAAGGGCAGCGTGCCCGTCACGCCCAGGCTGCAATCACCGTCGAGCACGAGTTGCGCAACGCGACCCAACGCTTCGACATGAAGCCTCAGCGACGTGGATGGGAATTGCGCCTTGAAACTTCCAAGGGCATCGGTGAGGCATGACTGCGGAAACATGACGTCAATCACGATCGACAACTCAGGTTCGAGCCCGGCCGACAGATTGCGGGCCTTGGCTTTCAATGCATCGGCGCTCATGACCACGCGACGGGCATCGTCCAGCAGATTCTTCCCCTGCGCGGTCAGTTGCGGATAACGCCCGACTCTTTCGAACAGGGCGACGCCGAGTTGCGCTTCGAGATTCGCGATGGTCTGACTCACCACCGACTGCGCACGGCCAATTGCGCGGCCGGCCGCTGAGAAGCTTCCTGCGTCGGCTGCAGCGACGAAGGTGCGCAAATGATCGAGCGAGACGCCGTCCAGCATGTATCTGTTCCGCAGATGGATATCATCGAATGATATAGGCTTCTCAGAGATATCGCCCGCCCGTATCTTGAACGGAACAAAAGGAGCCGTTCATGATCAAGTGCGTCTTTATCGTGGGTGCATCGGGCTTCGCGGGCAGCGCGTTGGCGCGGCGCTTTCTAGCGGAAGGACGGTCGGTATTCGGCCTCGCGCGATCCGACCGTGCGGAGGCCGCGCTGACTGCCGCAGGTGTCCATCCCGTGCGCGGCGACCTCGATGCCGACATCGCACCCGTGTTAGCGGCGGCACGTTCGGCCGACGCGACCGTCTATGCCGCCCGGATTGCCGTCGAACGCGAACCCGCCGTCGTCCGGGCGCTCCGTGGGTGCCTGGCGCGCACCGGGAAGACGCTTGTCTTTCTGTCCGGCACCGGCGTTTTCATGCAGCGCACCGGCGGTGCCTGGAGCGCCGACAGCTTCGCTGAAGACGATCCGTTCACGCCGGAGCCATTGGCCACGCCGAGGATCGAAGCGGAAGGCATCGTGCGAGGGTCGGCCGATGATGGCTTGCGTACCATGGTGATCCGGCCGCCCGCGATCTGGGGACCAGGCGACGACGGCCCCGTCGCAAGCGTCTATCGTTCCGTCGCGCAGACCGGCGCCGCCTGCTATATCGGCTCGGGACTCGCCGCTTATTCAAACGTCCATTCCGACGATCTGGCCCGCCTGTTTTCGCTCGCACTCGAACGAGGAACATCGGGCGCGCTCTACCACGCATCCGCTGGCGAGATTCCATATCGCTGGATGGCCGATGCCGTCGCCCGCGACCTGAACGTGCAAACACGCAGTCTGACGATGGACGAAGCATCTGAAGTTTTCGGACCTTTCGGCGCACTCATTCATTCTGCGTGCAGCCGCTCGCGCGATCCCCGAACCCGGTCCGAACTCGGCTGGCAGCCCATTCATCTCGATCTGTTGTCTCAAGTCGGCGAGCCGCGTTTGCGCGCGCTTGCCCATCCTCAATTCAAGCAGGGAGTCACTCATGAACATGAACACGCATGAAGGCAAAATCGCAATCGTCACGGGCGGAAAGCAAGGCATTGGTCGAGGTATCGCGCAACTGTTGGCCGCGAGAGGCGCGAAGGTGGTGATCATCAATCGCGAGCATGCCGGGCACTCGGCGCGGGAGATCGGCAACGGCGCCATCGCCATTGCAGCCGATATCACGCGCGAGGCCGACTGGGCCGATGTCGCGCGTCAAGTCGAGCAACGGTTCGGGCGTGCCGACATTCTCGTGCATGCGGCGGGCATTTATCCGCTTGCATCGCTCGATCAAATGACGCCGGAAGCATGGCGACACGTGCTGGCGGTGAACCTCGACGCCCATGTGCTCGGCGCACGCGCGATCGTCCCGCTGATGCGCTGTGCCGGAGGCGGTGCGATCGTGGCGATCGGTTCGGATGCAG
This window encodes:
- a CDS encoding NAD-dependent epimerase/dehydratase family protein, translating into MIKCVFIVGASGFAGSALARRFLAEGRSVFGLARSDRAEAALTAAGVHPVRGDLDADIAPVLAAARSADATVYAARIAVEREPAVVRALRGCLARTGKTLVFLSGTGVFMQRTGGAWSADSFAEDDPFTPEPLATPRIEAEGIVRGSADDGLRTMVIRPPAIWGPGDDGPVASVYRSVAQTGAACYIGSGLAAYSNVHSDDLARLFSLALERGTSGALYHASAGEIPYRWMADAVARDLNVQTRSLTMDEASEVFGPFGALIHSACSRSRDPRTRSELGWQPIHLDLLSQVGEPRLRALAHPQFKQGVTHEHEHA
- a CDS encoding DUF4396 domain-containing protein, which encodes MTYGTFPPWLNTLSITWIILGAISAGAIIVDELRHPQKMWIMNVVWPLTALFGTVVWGAAYYAWGRNIADAGRRADEQAFAVMAMKGTSHCGAGCTLGDIIVEWSAFAFPALAGWFGWHTVFNEKTFAVWILDFIIAFLLGIVFQYFTVKPMRGLSVGAGVVAAVKADIASITAWQVGMYGLMAIIQFLWFKPAYGGIAKVASPEFWFAMQLAMLAGFATSYPVNWWLIRSGVKEKM
- a CDS encoding SDR family NAD(P)-dependent oxidoreductase, with translation MNMNTHEGKIAIVTGGKQGIGRGIAQLLAARGAKVVIINREHAGHSAREIGNGAIAIAADITREADWADVARQVEQRFGRADILVHAAGIYPLASLDQMTPEAWRHVLAVNLDAHVLGARAIVPLMRCAGGGAIVAIGSDAVNMVTPPGMGFSHYVASKMGAIGLVRALANELAADNIIVNAVHPGITDTEGASGMPNEQKAQVYMMQAIKRLGTPADIAGPVAFLTSDDARFVTGQTLVVDGGLMRL
- a CDS encoding LysR family transcriptional regulator — protein: MLDGVSLDHLRTFVAAADAGSFSAAGRAIGRAQSVVSQTIANLEAQLGVALFERVGRYPQLTAQGKNLLDDARRVVMSADALKAKARNLSAGLEPELSIVIDVMFPQSCLTDALGSFKAQFPSTSLRLHVEALGRVAQLVLDGDCSLGVTGTLPFLPPGLAAERLFSEEIVTVVAPASPLASAPRPVALRDLQETTQLVLTDRSSLTSGVDYGVQGKNIWRLADLGAKHAFLRAGLGWGHMPRWLIEQDMAEGRLTRIELEGPSAGMMPFQAVYPSDRLPGPAGRWLLERFRPVSNSVAPE
- a CDS encoding epoxide hydrolase N-terminal domain-containing protein; this translates as MLNDFGQFKTTIDGLDIHFLYVRSPEPDAIPWLMARGWPGSAITPATKCGTAFVRKAPPKK